A part of Bacteroidota bacterium genomic DNA contains:
- the carA gene encoding glutamine-hydrolyzing carbamoyl-phosphate synthase small subunit, which yields MSKVIQHLPAVLLLADGTTFKGFAIGKTGTTTGEICFNTSMTGYQEIFTDPSYYKQILVSTNVHVGNYGIADKEIESDTIKIAGLVCRNFNIPYARKLADQNIQDYFADNNLVGISGIDTRSLVNYIRNKGAMNAIISSEESDANKLMEQLKAVPDMNGLELSSMVTTSKPYFVGDETSNMRIALLDLGVKQNIIRSLTSRGCYVGVFPAKTSFEEMMKWNPKGFQISNGPGDPSAMPYAVKTVKQILSAGIPLFGICLGHQILAEAAGVKTFKMFNGHRGGNHPVKNIETGKCEITSQNHGFSVIAEDVAANDNIKVTHVNLNDHTIEGIRLVNNKAFSVQYHPEANPGPHDSRYLFDDFVTMVQGTF from the coding sequence ATGAGCAAAGTAATTCAACATTTGCCCGCCGTGTTATTATTAGCCGACGGGACCACCTTTAAAGGATTCGCCATTGGCAAAACCGGCACTACCACAGGCGAGATATGTTTCAATACCAGTATGACTGGTTATCAGGAAATATTTACCGACCCCAGTTATTACAAACAAATTTTGGTAAGCACTAATGTGCATGTGGGTAATTATGGGATAGCTGATAAGGAGATAGAGAGCGATACAATTAAGATTGCTGGACTGGTATGCCGTAACTTTAATATACCGTACGCACGCAAATTGGCCGATCAAAATATACAGGACTATTTTGCCGATAATAATTTGGTCGGCATTAGTGGTATTGATACACGATCGTTGGTTAACTATATCAGAAACAAAGGTGCGATGAATGCCATTATTAGTAGTGAGGAAAGTGATGCCAACAAACTGATGGAACAGTTAAAAGCTGTGCCCGATATGAATGGACTTGAGTTGTCGAGCATGGTTACTACCAGCAAACCATATTTTGTGGGCGATGAAACATCAAATATGCGTATAGCTTTGCTCGATTTGGGAGTAAAACAAAACATTATTCGTTCGCTCACAAGCCGTGGTTGCTATGTGGGTGTATTTCCTGCAAAGACTTCTTTTGAAGAAATGATGAAGTGGAATCCCAAGGGTTTTCAAATATCGAATGGTCCTGGCGATCCTTCGGCAATGCCTTATGCGGTGAAAACAGTGAAACAAATATTGAGTGCAGGAATTCCCTTATTCGGGATTTGTTTGGGCCATCAAATATTGGCCGAAGCAGCAGGTGTTAAGACATTTAAAATGTTCAATGGGCACAGGGGAGGCAACCATCCAGTAAAGAATATAGAAACTGGAAAATGTGAGATTACTTCTCAAAACCACGGTTTCTCTGTGATAGCAGAAGATGTGGCGGCAAACGACAATATTAAAGTGACGCATGTAAACCTTAACGACCACACTATTGAAGGTATTCGTTTGGTCAATAACAAAGCATTTAGTGTGCAGTATCATCCCGAGGCTAATCCGGGACCTCATGATAGCAGGTATCTGTTTGATGATTTTGTGACGATGGTTCAGGGTACTTTTTAA
- the gatC gene encoding Asp-tRNA(Asn)/Glu-tRNA(Gln) amidotransferase subunit GatC, translating into MKITDETIDKLAHLARLEFNGVDKENIKKDLSQITAFCEKLNEIDTTGVEPLIYMSDETNVLREDIIIEEISHVEALKNAPKKDSDYFRVPKFLEK; encoded by the coding sequence ATGAAAATTACAGACGAAACCATCGACAAACTAGCCCACTTGGCTAGGCTCGAATTTAATGGAGTCGATAAAGAAAATATAAAAAAAGACTTAAGCCAAATAACTGCCTTCTGCGAAAAGCTAAATGAAATAGATACCACAGGTGTGGAACCACTTATATATATGAGTGATGAAACGAATGTATTGCGTGAGGATATTATTATTGAAGAAATAAGCCATGTCGAAGCACTAAAGAACGCCCCCAAAAAGGACAGTGACTACTTTAGAGTTCCTAAGTTTTTGGAGAAGTAG
- a CDS encoding iron-sulfur cluster assembly accessory protein, whose product MDTDTIKKAPVIITEGAIEQLNKLKSENKVGEDQGLRIGVKGGGCSGMSYLLAFDQQTAADTIYEMAGLKVLMDRSHEMYVIGMEIDWQDGLNSRGFTFTNPNAKSTCGCGTSFSA is encoded by the coding sequence ATGGACACAGATACAATTAAAAAAGCTCCTGTTATTATTACCGAAGGAGCTATAGAACAGTTAAATAAACTGAAATCAGAAAATAAAGTAGGCGAAGACCAAGGTTTACGAATTGGTGTGAAAGGCGGCGGATGCAGTGGCATGAGCTACCTTTTAGCCTTCGATCAACAAACCGCTGCCGATACCATATATGAAATGGCCGGACTAAAAGTATTGATGGACCGCAGCCACGAAATGTATGTAATAGGCATGGAGATAGACTGGCAAGATGGATTGAATTCACGCGGTTTCACTTTTACCAACCCCAATGCAAAGAGCACTTGCGGTTGTGGCACTTCATTCTCTGCATAA